Proteins encoded by one window of Blastocatellia bacterium:
- a CDS encoding radical SAM protein: MYIKNTSQKVMTYKRPQASRVTASLPRVHHALEDILSNPHVRKVLLKITKRDRDGKCFLQRLCENYDNPHLSWWERLRWAVPTAIIDLALKRAGLDKETMKQHLFHHPPTVKSLVLTAKSIGTYGLTVPQRFTAPLFTVWNITQACNLTCKHCYQDAKHKPLADELTTEEKLDLLDQMADEWVPFVAFAGGEPLIARDLWEVLAKCRERGFHVTIATNGMLLTPEMCARLKEAGVKYIEVSIDSLNPEEHDEFRGMKGAWARSIQGIKNSVAAGIRTGMATCFTRETVHTVDDVIQFAIDLGCKTFAHFNFIPVGRGKEIMHHDLTPSQRELLMRKLQRHLQEGKINIISTAPQFGRSCIVYGSDDGFFATGHAGKGEGRKTMVLSRYIGGCGAGRCYCSIQPNGIINACVYIPSEEVGDIRRQSFKEIWDNALFHTLQDRDDRGDHCGVCDYKHYCGGCRARSLSYTGDIQAGDPGCVYNYLEWQELTTSAERQIRLPVLQSVGSNGGCGSTCGTPSPHFVQLTSALSAAAVATVRAAAEAGIPTGLTDDEIRDIEDIGDRFVKLFSRPN, translated from the coding sequence ATGTATATCAAAAACACATCGCAAAAGGTAATGACCTATAAGCGACCGCAAGCGAGCCGGGTGACGGCCAGCTTGCCACGCGTGCATCATGCCCTGGAGGACATCTTGTCCAATCCGCATGTGCGAAAGGTCCTGCTGAAGATCACCAAGAGGGATCGAGATGGCAAGTGTTTTCTTCAACGACTGTGCGAAAACTACGATAATCCCCATCTGAGCTGGTGGGAAAGGCTGCGATGGGCAGTGCCGACGGCCATAATTGACCTGGCCTTAAAGCGGGCGGGATTGGATAAGGAGACGATGAAGCAGCATCTGTTTCATCACCCGCCCACGGTGAAATCGTTGGTGCTGACGGCCAAGAGCATCGGCACCTATGGGTTGACGGTGCCGCAGCGATTTACCGCGCCATTGTTTACGGTATGGAACATCACGCAGGCATGTAATCTGACCTGCAAGCATTGTTATCAGGATGCCAAGCATAAGCCTCTGGCCGATGAGTTAACGACCGAGGAGAAACTCGATCTGCTCGATCAGATGGCCGATGAGTGGGTTCCATTTGTGGCATTCGCCGGAGGGGAGCCACTTATTGCCCGTGATCTGTGGGAAGTGCTGGCCAAGTGCCGTGAGCGTGGCTTCCATGTGACGATTGCCACCAATGGAATGCTGCTCACGCCGGAGATGTGCGCCCGATTGAAGGAAGCTGGAGTGAAATACATTGAGGTGAGCATTGACAGCCTCAATCCGGAGGAGCACGATGAGTTTCGCGGGATGAAGGGAGCCTGGGCGCGTTCGATTCAAGGCATCAAGAATTCTGTCGCGGCGGGCATCCGCACCGGGATGGCGACCTGCTTCACGCGGGAGACGGTGCACACGGTGGATGATGTCATACAATTTGCCATTGACCTGGGGTGCAAGACGTTTGCCCATTTCAACTTCATCCCGGTGGGACGCGGCAAGGAGATCATGCACCACGATCTGACGCCGAGCCAGCGGGAGTTGCTCATGCGGAAGCTCCAGCGGCATTTGCAAGAGGGGAAGATCAATATCATTTCGACGGCCCCGCAGTTTGGCCGATCCTGTATCGTCTATGGATCGGACGATGGCTTCTTCGCCACCGGGCATGCCGGCAAGGGCGAAGGACGCAAGACCATGGTCCTGTCGCGCTATATCGGTGGCTGTGGAGCTGGACGGTGCTACTGTTCTATCCAGCCTAACGGTATCATCAATGCCTGTGTTTACATCCCCTCGGAGGAAGTGGGCGACATCCGCCGGCAGAGCTTCAAGGAGATCTGGGATAATGCCCTGTTCCACACGTTGCAGGACCGGGATGATCGGGGAGATCACTGTGGCGTCTGCGATTACAAGCATTATTGCGGCGGCTGTCGGGCGCGCTCGCTCTCTTACACGGGAGACATTCAAGCGGGTGATCCGGGCTGCGTCTACAATTACCTCGAGTGGCAGGAGCTGACGACGAGCGCGGAGCGGCAGATTCGGCTGCCGGTCCTGCAATCGGTGGGGAGCAACGGAGGGTGCGGCAGCACCTGCGGGACGCCATCGCCCCACTTTGTGCAGCTCACCTCGGCTCTGAGCGCCGCGGCGGTGGCAACAGTGCGGGCAGCGGCGGAAGCCGGTATCCCTACCGGCCTCACCGATGATGAGATCCGCGACATCGAGGACATCGGCGATCGCTTCGTCAAGCTCTTCAGCCGTCCTAACTGA